A window of the Henckelia pumila isolate YLH828 chromosome 3, ASM3356847v2, whole genome shotgun sequence genome harbors these coding sequences:
- the LOC140886839 gene encoding 5-methyltetrahydropteroyltriglutamate--homocysteine methyltransferase — MASHIVGYPRMGPKRELKFALESFWDGKSSAEDLEKVASDLRSSIWNQMSKAGIKYIPSNTFAYYDQVLDTTAMLGAVPPRYNWNGGEIGFSTYFSMARGNASVPAMEMTKWFDTNYHFIVPELGPDVKFSYASHKAVNEYKEAKALGVDTVPVLVGPVTYLLLSKPAKGVEKTFPLLSLLDKILPIYKEVIAELKAAGASWIQFDEPTLVLDLESHQLESFTKAYAELESSLAGLSVLVETYFADIPAAAFKTLTSLSGVTGFGFDLVRGTKTIDLIKSGFPSGKFLFAGVVDGRNIWANDLNASLITLQSLEGIVGKDKLIVSTSCSLLHTAVDLVNEPKLDKEIKSWLAFAAQKVVEVDALAKALAGKKDEAFFAANAEAQASRKSSPRVNNEAVQKAAAALKDSDHRRATNVSARLDAQQKKLNLPVLPTTTIGSFPQTIELRRVRREYKAKKISEEEYVNSIKEEINKVVKLQEDLDIDVLVHGEPERNDMVEYFGEQLSGFAFTANGWVQSYGSRCVKPPIIYGDVSRPNPMTVFWSTAAQSMTKRPMKGMLTGPVTILNWSFVRNDQPRFETCYQIALAIKDEVEDLEKAGITVIQIDEAALREGLPLRKAEHAFYLDWAVHSFRITNCGVEDTTQIHTHMCYSNFNDIIHSIIDMDADVITIENSRSDEKLLSVFREGVKYGAGIGPGVYDIHSPRIPSTEEIADRINKMLAVLETNILWVNPDCGLKTRKYGEVKPALENMVSAAKLLRTQLASAK; from the exons ATGGCGTCTCACATTGTTGGATATCCCCGTATGGGTCCTAAGAGAGAGTTGAAGTTTGCTCTAGAATCTTTCTGGGATGGCAAGAGCAGTGCTGAGGATTTGGAGAAGGTGGCTTCTGATCTCAGGTCATCCATCTGGAATCAGATGTCTAAAGCTGGGATCAAGTACATTCCCAGCAACACATTCGCTTACTATGATCAGGTACTTGATACAACTGCAATGCTTGGTGCTGTGCCTCCAAGATACAACTGGAATGGTGGTGAGATTGGTTTCTCGACCTACTTTTCTATGGCTAGAGGAAATGCCTCTGTTCCTGCCATGGAAATGACCAAGTGGTTTGACACCAACTA CCACTTCATTGTGCCAGAATTGGGACCTGATGTGAAATTTTCTTATGCGTCTCACAAGGCAGTGAATGAATACAAAGAGGCTAAAGCG CTTGGTGTTGATACTGTTCCAGTACTTGTTGGCCCTGTTACCTACTTGTTGCTTTCTAAGCCAGCCAAGGGTGTTGAGAAAACCTTTCCTCTTCTTTCTCTGCTCGATAAAATTCTTCCAATCTACAA AGAAGTTATCGCTGAGTTGAAGGCAGCAGGTGCTTCATGGATTCAATTTGATGAGCCCACACTTGTTTTGGATCTCGAGTCTCACCAATTGGAATCATTCACAAAGGCATATGCTGAACTAGAATCAAGCTTAGCTGGTCTAAGTGTTCTAGTTGAGACCTATTTTGCTGATATTCCCGCGGCTGCATTCAAAACCCTTACCTCGCTTAGTGGAGTCACAGGTTTTGGTTTTGACTTGGTACGTGGAACCAAGACCATTGATTTGATCAAGAGTGGATTCCCTTCTGGAAAATTCCTCTTTGCTGGGGTGGTTGATGGAAGGAACATTTGGGCTAATGATCTCAATGCATCTCTCATCACCCTACAATCTCTGGAAGGCATTGTCGGAAAAG ACAAGCTTATTGTGTCCACCTCCTGCTCGCTTCTCCACACGGCTGTTGATCTTGTGAACGAACCTAAGCTGGATAAGGAAATTAAGTCCTGGCTCGCATTTGCTGCACAAAAAGTAGTTGAAGTAGATGCTCTGGCGAAGGCATTGGCTGGAAAGAAAGATGAG GCATTCTTCGCTGCTAATGCCGAAGCTCAGGCTTCCAGGAAATCATCTCCCAGGGTGAACAATGAAGCTGTCCAAAAGGCT GCTGCTGCTCTGAAGGATTCTGATCATCGCCGTGCTACAAATGTCAGTGCTAGGCTTGATGCTCAGCAAAAGAAGCTCAACCTTCCAGTCCTGCCAACCACCACAATTGGTTCTTTCCCTCAGACCATTGAACTCAGAAGAGTCCGCCGTGAATACAAAGCCAAGAA AATCTCAGAGGAAGAGTATGTTAATTCAATCAAAGAGGAGATCAACAAAGTTGTTAAGCTTCAGGAAGATCTTGACATTGACGTCCTTGTTCATGGAGAGCCAGAG AGGAACGATATGGTTGAATACTTTGGAGAGCAATTGTCTGGTTTTGCCTTCACTGCTAATGGATGGGTACAATCTTATGGATCTCGATGTGTGAAGCCACCAATCATTTACGGTGATGTGAGTCGCCCCAACCCAATGACAGTCTTCTGGTCCACTGCTGCCCAGAGTATGACTAAGCGTCCAATGAAAGGAATGCTTACTGGTCCTGTAACCATTCTCAACTGGTCTTTTGTACGAAATGACCAACCGAG GTTTGAAACCTGCTATCAGATTGCTTTGGCCATTAAAGATGAAGTTGAGGATCTTGAGAAAGCTGGCATCACTGTCATTCAGATCGATGAAGCAGCATTGAGAGAAGGTTTGCCTCTGAGGAAGGCTGAGCATGCCTTCTACTTGGACTGGGCTGTCCACTCATTCAGAATCACCAACTGTGGTGTCGAGGACACTACCCAG ATCCACACCCACATGTGCTACTCGAACTTCAACGACATCATCCACTCCATCATTGACATGGATGCGGACGTGATCACCATCGAAAACTCTCGATCTGATGAGAAGCTGTTATCAGTTTTCCGCGAAGGAGTGAAATACGGTGCTGGAATTGGGCCAGGTGTGTATGACATTCACTCCCCCAGGATACCATCAACCGAAGAAATCGCTGACAGGATTAACAAGATGCTTGCTGTCCTAGAGACCAACATCTTGTGGGTGAACCCTGATTGTGGACTCAAAACTCGCAAGTACGGGGAAGTGAAGCCTGCATTGGAAAATATGGTTTCTGCCGCAAAGCTCCTCCGAACTCAGCTTGCTAGCGCAAAATGA